In Phoenix dactylifera cultivar Barhee BC4 chromosome 1, palm_55x_up_171113_PBpolish2nd_filt_p, whole genome shotgun sequence, the genomic stretch TATTGTTGAGGCTAGAGATGAACTGCACAGGATGCTTAATGAGGTATCCTTGTAAAATCATTTTTCATTTCAGTTTCGATTTGATTATTTTGTGTAGAAAATTGAACTTCTTCGTGTTTATGGGGGCTCATTAAGTTTTCAGTTGGGGGGCCATATTTATCCTTCTCTCTTTTAGACTTTTCTTTGAAATGTTTGATGCCTATACTACTACATAGGTAATTCTTGAATAGAATGAAGTAATAGGATAAATTTGGCTGTCtgtataataaaaataactagTTTCTTATTTTTGTTAAAATAATTTGTTCCATACTGCGGTAGCCTTACTGTGAGGATGGATAAATTTGGCTGCCTGTATAATCAAAAGAAtagtttctttttcttaaaaaaaatatatccatGCTGCAGTAGCCTTACTGTCAGGATACCCTATCCAGACTGGTGGAGTATTGCTTCCTCACCCCCTCGACTTCTTTTCCAAAAGCTATAGTTTTCCATACCGTATTGCTCCAATCACTCATAAGAATGCCAACTTATGTCAATAATGTGCTTTGTTTTATTCCTCTTATGCAGCATGTCTGATACTGTAAGCTACCCCTGAGCCTCTTTTATTGCTCTTGTATATTCATTTTGGAAGTGCTTAGAGAAATATTCTGttgttgttgatgatgataattGTCATCATTATCATCACCATCAGGAGGAATACATTATCATTATGCCAtcattattattaatataaggATCACTTTGGTTTGTAACCTTTTTAGAAAGCATTGTGAAAAATTATAGTGGAGTTGCAAGAAACATGCCATATGGCAGTCCACCAAACACAGTAGATGTAACTTTATAATAACTCAATCTGTATTGGTTTCTGTTTGGGCAACTTCTGGTTCCTGGTTCCTGGTTTACCTGCCATCCGAGTTGACATCAATTTTCATTCCTGGACCCTGGTCTCGATTGCCGTGTAATTTTTGTTCCACGCATTGTGTATAAAGCAAGACCTCTGGATGTAGAACAGTCATGGTCGTGTATTAAGTATGGCATATTAAAATGAAAACTAGCCGGCCGTGATCATTAAAATGGAAGTCAAACAAAGGGCCTGGAAATAGTTTCACCATAATGTTTTCATCTGGGTCGGTTGACAAAAATCAATATTTATTAGGGTAGGAGTCCTTGGCTGGCCCTTCCGTGGTTTGCCAACTAAAGCCTGCTAGCGTCGAACATTACGTAAGAAGCTCTAAGCGCTATcgctacatctcatgcaaaatgGATaactgagatttttttttgcatggcaGGATGAATTGAGGGATGCAGTGCTGCTGGTCTTTGCGAACAAGCAAGATCTTCCTAATGCCATGAATGCCGCAGAAATCACTGATAAGCTTGGCTTGCACTCCCTCCGTCAACGTCACTGGTAAATATTGCATGTTCTTCACTTGGTGCTTAACCTTTCAAGACTTCTCTTAATAATCCAATTTCTAGGGTACTTCAAAAGTACCCAAACCTATCTGCTTCCAATACTTCGATTTAGTAAAATTCAGTTTCCTCCAGGTACATCCAGAGCACATGTGCCACGTCTGGGGAGGGTCTGTATGAGGGATTGGACTGGCTCTCAAACAACATTGCTAACAAGGTCTGCCTCATGAATGCATGATCGACGCCCTTCTTATATTTCATTTCTGTTGAAGTCCAGCCTTTTGTGACTCGTGATCATTCCTCCCCCAATTTTCTGCAGGCATAGATAATGCTGGTTGGGAACCTTGTTGGAGCTGAAAAGATTAGTACATATCGAGTATGCAAGAGTGCTGCCCCAAGGATCAATTTGCTTATGTTTCTACCTCCATAGACTCGAGCATCTGTTGTCATTTAGATAAAGAATGATCTGGAAATTTGTTCTCCTTACCTAGCTACTAAATTtttgctatttttcttttaCCTGCCAATTGCGTTGTTTGAAGACCTTGCTTGGGTGATATAATAGTTTTATTTCTACAAAAGAACTTGGTTCGTATAAGACCTATCTGCCACTTCCAACACATGATTTGTTTGTATTTCTGTACTGATATTTTATATACTGTTTGATGCTTCGTACTTGGAATAATTTTAGGAAAGTTTATTTAGTTTCTTCTTTCAAAAGTGATTTCCAGACTTAATCTTACCCATTCCAGGTTAAGGGGAGAAATCAGGCTATTTTAATTTGATCGACAATCAGATGATATTTGATGTTAAAAAATGAGAGAGCATGTTATCCTAAACAGGCATTGAATTAGAGGGTGTTGATGTTTGCTAATTTCAAGCCATCAAGAAAGACGGCGCTGCTAGGGATTTATAGGTGCCAGAAACCTGATCTGCTGCAAGTATCAGTGAGAGGAATGCGAAGGTTACACGTTAACTGTGTCTTTCTTATGCTAGACTTCTACTCGAGAATTTGAGAGGAAAACTCTTTATTAGTATCCGATCCATTTTCAGTCTTATAGACTGAATACAACGGGCTCTCCATCAAGCCATCAGGTTTGTGATATAAATCatatactttaaaaaatatttcatgcaccattttGGGCCTAGCTGAATCTTGCATGAACCCAAACCACCTGCATCCAAATGTTAACTGGGGAAACAAATTTTCAGACATTCAATAATCCCACAAAGAAGCttagtaaaaaaagaaaaaacaaaatccAAAGTAGCAGAGCTTAAGATCGGGCTGAAAGACATTGCTACAAAATTATCCCAGACATATTTCATACTCTCTATTCAGACACAGTACAATTTATGCCACTGGCAGACAATGAAGCCAGCTCAACACAATAATATCAAGGCCATACAGGCTGCGTAGGAGTTTGCCCCATGCAGTGATACCTGAATAATATTGATAAAGACATCTTCCGAAACTCTACATTTTCATGACATGCAAAAAACATTTTGATATGCAATACATTGCAACTTCAGAAAGAACATCTAAAAAGTTGTGACAAGATTTTCAGTGCAGGAAGTGCAAAGAAACGCTATAATGAGAAGAACCATCCTAAGAATTCCATGGAGCTTGGTGGGAGAGACCAGCAGAAGCCAATGCTTCCGAACTTGTTCATCAAGACAGCAGACATGCTGAATACCTTGTTCAGGGAACGAGTCTTCTGCATCCTGCAACCACGAGTCCAGTGAGAAACAGCAGCTTTTAGGTTATTTCATATGTCAAAAAGAAGTTCATTGGCATCTCACAATTGCTTTTTAAGTTATGGTCTGTCGAACATCGAAGGTTCTGTGATTGTGCGAAGGTGATTCCTCCTTCGAGTCTTACTACCTCTAACACAATATCCTTGAGGGAAAGGAACTGCAATGATTGATCGGGCTCATACAACCTGATTTACCATACAAAActacaaaacaaaagaaaagattaagacgaaaaagagaaagaacgtAACTACCAGAATGCCATGCTTAAATTAGATATGTACAATCCTCACCTGctggaatattttattttccaagGAAGGATCGGTAATGCAAGCGACTTGTTGTATGTACATTGCTTCACAACCAATCCAGCTTTTGATGTCCTGCTCCATTAAAAGATTATGCAATGTGATGCAGCAATTTTTTATGAAAGCAATAAAAATTGCAGAATCTTATGCATGGAATAAAATTTCTGAAATAATTTCAAGCCTCATAACCCTATAAACTACAATTAAAGATCCTTGCATGAAGAGGAAAAATCCATCTGATTAATTCTGCGCGGTGGGTGGCAAGCAGAAGGCGACATGCTGAATTCTGCTGCCCATGCCTGTGAACTACTTGAAATCTCAAAGAGAGCCATGTGCTGTGTGATCATGTACACGCAGCATATGCACTGGTAGTAACAAGATGTATAGATTCAGCTTTGCTGGTTAAGAACATTAGAGACTCAAAACTTGAGATAATGCTtgttcatgattagggttatttaaaaataatatcatagatGGGCTATGTACCTGTGCTTGATCTTCCAGTCTCATTGCTTCTAGGAAaaagaagcaaagaaaaggtaTGAAAACAAAGATGATAATAGATAAATAAACTCATATATCAGATACATACGAACTTTCACCTGCAAAGACATCATCGGTTCCAACAAAGTTGACGAAAAAAGTTTTCTAGCATGACAATCATGATCCAACTGCATGCCTGGATGGGAAGTTGTTACTGAGGTCCTGTTCAAATGCATGTCAATAGTGATCATGATTCTTCTGCTAAATTCTTCTGCTTAAGCTTGTGAAATAATGAGAACTGGCACATCGGTATCTTGCTGTCATCAATCCTTTGTCTGCATGACAACCAGAGAGACTTAGTCTTGACTTTCCTATTTAGTCTCTGTACTCATAATTGTATGTTAATGCATGTTTCCAACCAGTGGTTTTTTAGAATTCATAGCGTAGATGGGTAATTGCTTGTGGTATATATGGACTCTGCTGGAACCACAGCTATGAATACGCTTGGACGGAAGCCTTCAGAAACAAGGACTTAAAGCTGGTCTGTTGGGCCTGCTAGATCATACAAAAGCAAAAGGAAGGATATAAAAACAAACAAGATGATAGAATCATTACTTATCAGGAAATTTGAATGCCATATGCTCTTCACATCAAAAACAAACAGGGGTGATAgatcaagaaaatcaaaaggtGGAAGGATGTTTTTCAGCAAGCAACCTTTTACTTCTGAGAATAAATTATCACCAAACTTCCCCCCTCCCAAGCAACTAGTAAAGCTATTTTTTCCCCTTAGATTTCACTAATTGCGGGTCTGATAGCGAATTACCTCTCAAACTTCCTTTTGCATGTCATTATGCTGTTGCTTGGTGTTGTTGAAGACGAGAGATACTGGTGTTGAAGGAGAATGTGCCAATCCTACACCGAGATATCAATCTGCttgtgaaagaaaagaagaaaatttagaCCGCATAGATATCAGACCACATCATGAAATAATGTCTTATTGGTTCGGTAAAATTAAGAAATTCGTCCTAATGATGGTACGATACACAGTTCTATTTGAGCAATTTTAAGACACCAACTGCTATCAGATATCCTCTCTGGAAGGTAAGGTTATGAGAATATATACCTGAAAGCATGAGAATGATGCAGAGTATCAAATAGTTGCCAAGCAGTATAACATCCCCTGCTTGCTGAAGCAGCTGCAAAATATGAAGAATAAATTGATGGGCCTATTTGCCAATTATCTTCCATTCATAACTacagaaagaggaaagaaaggagaaaaggtGGAAATCAGTTCTGACCTCTTTCTTGTAGAGTTGATCACTGCCATTGGCCCATACTTGTTGATTGCTTCAACATGGGTGATGTGTCATCGAATCAGAGGCCAATCAGGCAGCCCTCGGCGACAGATTTGTTGGAGAGAGTCAAATTTTGGAGGGAAGGGAAGCATGGTTGCTCTTCACCAGCACCTACTAACCACTCTGGGAGAGACTCTTCTACTCGATCACCGAGCCGTATGTGCTCCACGGCATCCACACCCTCCACAACTTTAATTCCTCACAAGCACAAACGCTTAGGAATGTGAGTCTAGGAAAGTTCGACGCTTTCTCCAAACTTGAGTTTTGCAGCAAAGACAATTTTGTAAGAGAGGGGAGGTTTTGTATTTCTCTCAGGCTATGGGCACCAAATATATATAACTCCTTCAAGGCGGTGGCATGACAGAGGAGGCTCTCCGGAAGAGACCTCAACTTCGGACATCCTCTAATGAATAATAACTTAAGAGAAGGTAGCAACGATGTTGTCTGGTTGTCCTCCTCCTCCCACCGCCACCACCATTCTTCCCAATTAGCCATGTTATCAAAAAAGAAGTGTCTCTAGTTTGGGGAAGTAGCAGGAGAAGCAAGAGTCTATTTTTCTTCCATTCCGCCCTCTTGCACGAGCACTACTACCCGTCAGCAATAAGAATTCAGGCCCGATGCTCGTGACTTCAGAAGCACCTAAAATCAAGAGAAAATCTAGTTGTGGCAGCATTCCTAAGGATGGAAGTTGCTGGCATAGAGCACAATTCCACAGATCCAGCCTTCGTAGGTTGCGGATCGATGACGAGGAGGGTGTCATCATCCAGCTGGGAAACTCCACGGCCGAGTAACCATTGATTTTAAGCATTTCAAGGCATGGCGGTGGGCAGAGCTCCTCGAATACCTCCCTTATTCTCTTGATATCTTTCCTCCTTGTAATCATTTGCATGAGACTGTTGCACATCAGAAGAGCTGCTCGGTAGAGTGCAATACAAATGTAGGCGGAAAAGATGGGGCTTGGCTTGAAGTGCAGCGGCTTTTGCTTCAACCCTGTCTGATACCCTCTCCAATTTGACCATTATAATAGACCTGAGCTGGGAGAGGGATTTCAACTCTTCCAAGGTGCAGAACCTCTCGTCTTGATGCCCCTTGTGCTTCTGCTCCCAATCATCTTCTCCTACTCCAGATCTGCAACCCTCGCAACCATTCGCTACAAATCCCCAAAGTGAATGCAGTTGTTTCAGTCTCCCTATTCCCATAGGTTAGACCATCAAGTGGTGCACCCAAGACGCCTAGAATCCTTAGATTGATCAACCCCACGACACCCCGAGGGAGGTTGTGCAAATATTTACAATCCATGAGCAACAGGGATTGGAGATTTCTAAGATTCCCTACACTCTCCGGTATCTCTCTTATTCTAGTATCAGAGAGATCAAGTCTCCTAAGGTGCATAAGATCTCCCAAGGAAGTTGAAAGATCGACAATGGCTGTTTTACTTAAGTCCAGGACCCTCAAACTCCTCAGCTTTTTGAAGAGATCTTCTGGAAGATCACGAATAAGTGGGGTATGGAAGAATGACAGGGTCCTTAAGGATGTCTGTTTCATTATCAAGTCAGGTATGGTTTCTAAAGTTTCCATCTACAATTGATAAACGGCGTAGTTTTATCGATGAAAAGGAGGATGTGATCTTATTTTCGAATGCTCGTGCATCTTCCgacgaagcactcatccgcctgCTATATGCTGAGCTAGAGATCGAAAAAGGTCATGCATCTTGCAACTTATTTGATCATACGAATAAGGACCTGGCTGTAGTAGGTTCCTTTGCACCAACTCCTTCCAATACTCTTCTGGCCACATCTTCCAAGGGCGTATCGTCCTCGGATGTTACAAAGCCCTCTGCAATACAACTACTGACAAAAAAATTTCGCATCAATTTGGTAGTCCTCGGGAAATAATGAAAAGTAAGTGAAGCACTGCTTGAGAGGAGGTGGTAAATGCAGATAGCTCAAGTACAAAGCACCCATCACCTCATCCGGAAGCTTAGTAAAAGACCATTGCTGAGCTAGAAAGGACCTTTTCCCATTCCAAAGGCCTTTTTGCCTTGGTTCGAAGAACCCCTCCAATCGCCCTAAGAGCAAGGGGAAGGCCATCACATTTCTCTACAATTTTCATCCCTATATCTCTTAAGTCATGCATATCTTGTTCATCCCCTTCCTCAAAAACCATGTTGCAAATTAATGACCAACCATCCTCTCGAGACAACTTCTCCACCATGTGACTGTGTATTGCACCCACGTGTTTAGCAATGTTTATGTTTCTAGTTGTTATCAAAATTCTACTATCTGTCGAACAACTCTGCAAGGATTTCTCCAATACCCGATCCATACCTGTGCATCCCAAACATCATCCAAGACTACCAAAGAATTTTTTGTTCCTGAGTAATTCACTAAGCATGGGTTCAAGCACTTCCTTCTTGCTCAGCATCTCTAGGATTACCTCCAGCTTGCTCTATGATAGATCTCAGTAAATTGGACTCGGAGAAATCTTGGGACACGCACAACCAAATCTGTGACATTTGGTTGAAGTTGTCCCGAAGTTTCTCATCATTATAAATCCTGCGCCATTTGGTGTGGCATTCGGTTGAAATTGTCTGAAGCTTCTCATCATTATAAATCTGTGCTATTTGGTGTGGCATTTGGTTGAAGTTGTCCCGAAGCTTCTCATCATTATAAATCTTCTGAGCAAGAGTAGTTTTGCCTATCCCCCCATGCCAACAATTGCAAAGACTtggatttttttgttattttcttttgtcaATAGGTCCACCAACCTCCTTGTATCATCCTTAATTTTCTCTCCCATAAGATCAGATTCAACAAGTATAGGAGATGTCTTGTGGCTTATTCTACTTTTGTAGTGGTCATACGAGCNNNNNNNNNNNNNNNNNNNNNNNNNNNNNNNNNNNNNNNNNNNNNNNNNNNNNNNNNNNNNNNNNNNNNNNNNNNNNNNNNNNNNNNNNNNNNNNNNNNNCCTAGTTGTAATCTCTTGTACATTCTCAACTATAAAACATACATGATGACTACCTCATGAGGTAGGTAGAAAAGTTctccataatattttttttccctatATTCTTCTCTCCTACACATATGTTTGGAGCAAAAGCTGTGGCACTTCTCGCCAACATACACGTTTGAATACTAAAGTCTGCATTTCACACTACCAAGTGACTGCAACGTGCAGCCTTGAAGATATTACAAAGAGGATGAGATTAAGAAAATCAGGTCTTCGATGAGCTTTGTGTGTCGCCTTCCGTATAATTTCTTGGTATCCATTGCTACTTCGGGCAGAAATCTACCCTTTACCATGCTGAAGATCTTAGCATCAGAGTTGTGCAATGTCAAAGGCATGCATTATTAGATAAAAACAATTTTTTAGCCAAGCATGTGGTTGGATGACCATCATCCTAGAGATTATCCTTTCTTCCCTGACTTTGTTTGAATAATAAATGCAATATATCATATGGGTTCATTTTACTACAATAAAAAGGGTCTATAGTAGCGGCCAAATGGTGGCAAAAACATAGAAAACTATTGGCAATTGGTAAACCATGGCAACTAGTAGCACCGCTAAACGTTATTACCGCGGTTTAGGCGACCGTTGTCGTATTTATCTGCAGCTTTGTAGTTTCACGTCTATATTTGTCAATTTTAGGTGGAACCTTGCTTTAAGTACGGCTCACCCCATAATGCCACTCTTCACCGGCTGATGGAAAAT encodes the following:
- the LOC120110132 gene encoding uncharacterized protein LOC120110132 isoform X1, which translates into the protein MITIDMHLNRTSVTTSHPGMQLDHDCHARKLFSSTLLEPMMSLQVKVQAMRLEDQAQCICCVYMITQHMALFEISSSSQAWAAEFSMSPSACHPPRRINQMDFSSSCKDL
- the LOC120110132 gene encoding uncharacterized protein LOC120110132 isoform X4, with translation MITIDMHLNRTSVTTSHPGMQLDHDCHARKLFSSTLLEPMMSLQVKVPMRLEDQAQDIKSWIGCEAMYIQQVACITDPSLENKIFQQFCMVNQVV
- the LOC120110132 gene encoding uncharacterized protein LOC120110132 isoform X2; the encoded protein is MITIDMHLNRTSVTTSHPGMQLDHDCHARKLFSSTLLEPMMSLQVKVPMRLEDQAQCICCVYMITQHMALFEISSSSQAWAAEFSMSPSACHPPRRINQMDFSSSCKDL
- the LOC120110132 gene encoding uncharacterized protein LOC120110132 isoform X3, whose product is MITIDMHLNRTSVTTSHPGMQLDHDCHARKLFSSTLLEPMMSLQVKVQAMRLEDQAQDIKSWIGCEAMYIQQVACITDPSLENKIFQQFCMVNQVV